In Streptomyces sp. NBC_00414, a single window of DNA contains:
- a CDS encoding NAD(P)H-binding protein, whose amino-acid sequence MTAPGAVLVLGATGTTGGRVASRLAAEGHRVKAAGRRATPVEGAEAVRFDWHDPTTYAQALSGADRVYLIAPLDSATPADVMLPFLEQARASGVRRAVLLSSSAISAGGPAVGQVHRALPGLFGEWAVLRPSWFMQNFTGDHMHARSIREEGVILTAAGEGRVAFVDADDIAAVAVHALTDVRAPDTDLVITGPQALNHTEVAAVLTEVTGRAVAHRPLAYEEMRDHLAASMPLEYAEMLAGMDRSNAAGAEDRTTDTVRRLTGRQPRSFRDHVAGAMPSPRAV is encoded by the coding sequence ATGACCGCCCCCGGGGCCGTCCTCGTGCTCGGTGCCACCGGCACGACCGGCGGCCGCGTGGCCTCCCGCCTCGCCGCGGAGGGCCACCGGGTCAAGGCCGCCGGCCGACGCGCCACGCCCGTCGAGGGCGCGGAGGCCGTCCGCTTCGACTGGCACGACCCGACGACGTACGCGCAGGCGCTGAGCGGCGCGGATCGCGTCTACCTCATCGCGCCGCTCGACTCCGCCACGCCGGCCGACGTCATGCTGCCCTTCCTGGAACAGGCCCGTGCGTCCGGAGTGCGCCGGGCGGTACTCCTCAGTTCCTCCGCGATCTCCGCGGGCGGACCGGCCGTCGGGCAGGTGCACCGGGCTCTGCCGGGCCTGTTCGGCGAGTGGGCGGTTCTGCGGCCCTCATGGTTCATGCAGAACTTCACCGGCGACCACATGCACGCCCGGAGCATCCGTGAGGAGGGGGTGATCCTTACGGCGGCGGGGGAGGGCCGGGTGGCCTTCGTCGACGCCGACGACATCGCGGCCGTCGCCGTGCACGCGCTGACCGATGTGCGGGCCCCCGACACCGATCTGGTCATCACGGGTCCGCAGGCGCTGAACCACACCGAGGTCGCGGCCGTCCTCACCGAGGTGACCGGGCGCGCGGTGGCCCATCGGCCGCTGGCGTACGAGGAGATGAGGGATCACCTGGCCGCTTCGATGCCGCTGGAGTACGCGGAGATGCTGGCCGGTATGGACCGCTCGAACGCGGCGGGGGCCGAGGACCGGACCACGGACACGGTCCGACGTCTAACCGGGCGTCAGCCGCGCAGTTTCCGTGACCACGTGGCAGGGGCGATGCCGTCACCGCGAGCGGTGTGA
- a CDS encoding nuclear transport factor 2 family protein, whose product MTTTATTRPSDLFREGLRLLLAKDIPGWVGLWADHGVFEFPFAPDGWPKRLEGKAAVADYMRHYPDHIDLHDIPDLKIHETGEAGTIVVEMRGVGRLVETGAPFDMTYIAVVTVADGLFTLYRDYWNPLAISKDSAADFTRSDR is encoded by the coding sequence ATGACCACGACCGCGACCACGCGACCGTCGGACCTGTTCCGCGAGGGCCTGCGGCTGCTGCTCGCCAAGGACATTCCCGGCTGGGTCGGTCTCTGGGCCGACCACGGCGTCTTCGAGTTCCCCTTCGCGCCCGACGGGTGGCCGAAGCGGCTGGAGGGCAAGGCCGCCGTCGCCGACTACATGCGCCACTATCCCGACCACATCGACCTGCACGACATTCCCGATCTGAAGATCCACGAGACCGGCGAGGCCGGGACGATCGTGGTGGAGATGCGCGGGGTGGGGCGGCTGGTGGAGACGGGGGCACCGTTCGACATGACCTACATCGCCGTGGTGACGGTCGCCGACGGACTCTTCACGCTCTACCGCGACTACTGGAACCCCCTCGCCATCTCCAAGGACAGCGCGGCCGACTTCACGCGGAGCGACCGATGA